A single genomic interval of Magnetococcus sp. PR-3 harbors:
- a CDS encoding efflux RND transporter periplasmic adaptor subunit — translation MINIRGLKRIPLSGLMLLLWVIPAVHADEKVESPVSKAAAQSSQVVTVKPVRDLLVKPREEAPATVVGLRDVWVTAQVSAPILELHAETGDRVAWGAVLSRQDTWAQGLEHKRALGALNVLKSQLPLADQQLERVEKLIKKGQSTEEILDRRRSEKRTLKARIQEAKVAVEHTAKYMEKGVVKAPFSGVVVARRAQIGAWAEPGTPLFQLVDPVRVMLEARISPERLKSTKMATSWIFEHAGGRAVVKLSTVLPIQDEASRSVRARFRFGGIKPPPGTAGRLIWTDNRGWVEPGLLVRRDTKLGLFIVDDDQVAHFIPLPHAREGRRARLPALFTPDMPVVVKGRHNVQEGDKVKVEVE, via the coding sequence ATGATCAATATACGTGGTTTAAAAAGAATACCTCTTAGTGGGTTAATGCTGCTGTTATGGGTCATACCTGCGGTGCATGCGGATGAGAAGGTAGAGAGTCCTGTCTCAAAAGCAGCCGCACAGTCCAGTCAGGTGGTGACGGTTAAACCCGTACGCGATCTACTGGTCAAACCCAGGGAGGAGGCCCCCGCGACTGTGGTGGGCTTGCGCGATGTCTGGGTGACGGCCCAGGTCAGTGCCCCCATTTTAGAGCTGCATGCTGAAACCGGTGATCGGGTGGCCTGGGGGGCTGTGTTATCACGGCAGGATACCTGGGCCCAGGGTCTGGAACATAAACGGGCGCTCGGGGCGCTTAATGTGCTTAAAAGTCAGCTTCCACTGGCGGACCAGCAGCTGGAGCGTGTGGAGAAGTTGATCAAAAAAGGTCAGTCTACAGAAGAGATCCTTGATCGACGTCGCTCTGAAAAACGTACCCTTAAAGCCCGAATTCAAGAAGCTAAAGTTGCGGTAGAGCATACGGCCAAATATATGGAAAAAGGGGTGGTTAAAGCACCTTTTTCTGGCGTAGTTGTTGCCCGCCGTGCGCAGATCGGTGCGTGGGCTGAACCGGGGACACCCCTTTTTCAATTGGTAGATCCTGTACGGGTTATGCTCGAGGCACGGATCTCTCCAGAGCGTTTAAAGTCCACCAAAATGGCAACCAGTTGGATCTTTGAACATGCCGGTGGGCGTGCCGTGGTGAAATTGTCCACGGTTCTGCCGATTCAAGATGAGGCGAGCCGCTCAGTGCGTGCTCGGTTCCGGTTTGGGGGTATCAAACCGCCACCAGGCACAGCAGGTCGCTTAATCTGGACCGATAATCGAGGTTGGGTTGAACCTGGCTTGTTGGTACGCCGGGATACCAAGTTAGGGTTGTTTATTGTAGATGATGATCAAGTCGCCCACTTTATTCCCTTACCCCATGCGCGCGAAGGACGCCGAGCTCGACTACCTGCACTGTTTACGCCGGATATGCCTGTGGTGGTCAAAGGACGCCATAATGTGCAAGAGGGGGATAAAGTGAAGGTCGAGGTCGAATAA
- a CDS encoding TRAP transporter large permease, whose amino-acid sequence MIGIVMFVVALFLLLVGFPVAFTFGGVAIFFGLFAEGPEIFNMMPHRIWSIMTNTVLLAIPLFIFMGIVLQKSKLAERLLESMGLLFGEIRGGIAISTVLVGALLAASTGVVGASVVAMGVISLPVMLKYNYDSKIACGSICAAGTLGQIIPPSIVLIILGDVFQQPVGDLFKAAFWPGVTLVGFYVVYILIVSLLKPDIAPAIKVDEIVGSKRDQVKQALFAIIPPLTLIILVLGSILTGVATPTESSAVGGVGAILLAALYRQLSLQMVFQSALETVKITAMVFAILVGATAFSMVFTYTGGDYLVEDFMMQLPGEKWGFILLSMLAIMVLGFFIDFVEISYIIVPILAPIAEGLGINPIWYAILVAMNLQTSFLTPPFGFSLFYLKGVAPPSVITTDIYRGVLPFIILQVAVLGILVAFPGFFGFTH is encoded by the coding sequence ATGATCGGCATCGTCATGTTTGTGGTCGCCCTATTTTTGCTTTTGGTGGGCTTTCCAGTCGCGTTTACTTTTGGTGGTGTCGCGATTTTCTTTGGCTTGTTCGCTGAAGGGCCAGAGATCTTCAATATGATGCCCCATCGTATTTGGTCCATTATGACCAATACGGTGTTGTTGGCGATCCCTCTCTTTATCTTTATGGGGATTGTGCTGCAAAAATCCAAACTGGCAGAGCGCTTATTGGAGTCCATGGGGCTACTGTTTGGGGAAATTCGCGGGGGTATTGCCATCAGTACCGTACTGGTCGGTGCGTTACTGGCGGCTTCAACAGGTGTGGTGGGGGCATCGGTGGTGGCCATGGGGGTCATCTCTCTGCCAGTGATGCTCAAGTATAATTATGACAGCAAAATTGCCTGTGGTTCCATCTGTGCAGCAGGAACCTTGGGACAAATTATCCCCCCCTCCATTGTTTTGATTATTTTGGGTGATGTCTTTCAACAACCGGTTGGCGATCTGTTTAAGGCAGCCTTCTGGCCTGGTGTGACCCTAGTTGGGTTTTATGTGGTCTATATTTTAATTGTGAGCCTGCTCAAACCGGATATTGCCCCTGCCATTAAGGTCGATGAGATTGTCGGCAGTAAGCGAGATCAGGTCAAACAGGCCCTATTTGCCATCATCCCCCCTTTGACACTTATTATTCTGGTGCTTGGGTCTATCTTAACCGGTGTTGCAACCCCAACGGAATCGTCTGCAGTGGGCGGTGTGGGTGCCATTTTGCTGGCTGCTCTCTATCGCCAACTGTCCCTTCAAATGGTTTTTCAGAGTGCCCTGGAGACGGTTAAAATTACCGCGATGGTATTCGCCATTTTGGTCGGAGCAACCGCTTTTTCCATGGTCTTTACCTATACAGGTGGCGATTATCTGGTTGAAGATTTTATGATGCAGCTACCAGGGGAGAAGTGGGGCTTTATCCTGCTCTCTATGTTGGCCATCATGGTTCTGGGTTTCTTTATCGACTTTGTTGAAATTTCCTACATTATTGTCCCCATCCTGGCCCCCATTGCCGAAGGGTTGGGTATTAACCCGATCTGGTATGCCATTTTGGTTGCCATGAACCTGCAAACCAGCTTTCTAACCCCACCCTTTGGCTTTAGTCTGTTTTATCTCAAAGGGGTCGCGCCACCCTCTGTGATCACCACCGATATCTACCGTGGGGTTTTACCCTTTATTATACTCCAGGTTGCTGTATTGGGTATTCTTGTGGCTTTTCCAGGCTTCTTTGGCTTTACCCACTAA
- a CDS encoding OmpP1/FadL family transporter has protein sequence MLFPRLFFASILLAASTTASAGGLDLSGQSVTFMHKTGSFASYAEKYIEPHITGRDLLTGDSIEDVHQLQVARSMVLKAQLNPKWSVGLVYDNPYGANVKYQTDGTYKGVTARVKSRAVTALVGYEPIENLKLTAGIKHQVLKGNIALPYINSFTMRIPETEGLGYVVGASYAVPKYAFRASIDYHTKVEYDFTRYESGGALACATNTTSTTKSIFPDAFNFRVQSGVMDNTMLFAYARLAQNDRMKIRAACLNEASLTSFKDSKNFSVGAAHRWTEDFSSTLAYSWQGRTQPSVSSSPLTPTNGKKTASLNLRYVYKNLELSGSLSRVYLGDDVAGSGAVYVATFKNNTAWIGGLKVKVNF, from the coding sequence ATGTTATTTCCACGTCTATTTTTTGCATCCATCTTGTTGGCTGCCTCTACAACTGCATCTGCTGGTGGATTGGACTTATCAGGCCAATCCGTTACCTTTATGCATAAGACAGGAAGTTTTGCCTCCTACGCTGAAAAATATATTGAGCCACACATAACCGGGCGGGATCTACTAACCGGTGATTCCATTGAAGATGTCCACCAACTGCAAGTTGCCCGGAGTATGGTGTTAAAGGCGCAGCTTAACCCCAAGTGGTCTGTAGGCCTGGTCTACGATAATCCTTATGGGGCCAATGTTAAGTACCAAACAGATGGCACCTATAAGGGTGTAACTGCGCGGGTTAAATCTCGTGCAGTGACAGCTTTGGTGGGTTATGAACCCATTGAAAATCTCAAGCTGACAGCGGGTATAAAACATCAAGTTCTTAAAGGTAATATTGCCCTACCCTACATCAACAGCTTTACCATGCGTATTCCAGAGACAGAGGGTTTAGGCTATGTGGTGGGGGCATCCTATGCTGTGCCAAAGTACGCTTTCCGTGCCTCCATCGACTATCACACCAAGGTAGAGTATGACTTTACCCGCTATGAATCCGGCGGGGCTTTAGCCTGTGCGACCAACACAACCTCGACCACTAAATCCATTTTTCCCGACGCTTTTAACTTTCGCGTTCAATCCGGGGTCATGGACAACACCATGCTTTTTGCCTATGCCCGTTTGGCACAGAATGACCGGATGAAAATACGAGCGGCATGTTTGAATGAAGCCTCTTTAACCAGCTTTAAAGATTCCAAAAACTTCTCTGTCGGTGCGGCCCACCGCTGGACAGAGGATTTTTCCAGCACGCTTGCTTATAGCTGGCAGGGACGAACACAACCATCGGTCTCCTCTTCACCCTTAACCCCAACCAATGGCAAAAAGACGGCTTCGCTGAATTTACGTTATGTCTATAAGAACCTGGAACTCTCTGGTTCTCTTAGCCGGGTCTATTTGGGGGATGACGTAGCCGGTAGCGGTGCCGTGTATGTGGCCACCTTTAAGAACAACACAGCTTGGATCGGTGGATTAAAGGTTAAAGTTAACTTTTAG
- a CDS encoding outer membrane protein assembly factor BamD, whose translation MKRLWMLVMLALLLAGCSGSGDKKVTKEYAPEVMYRMALNHLQGERFKQASVIFTDLDQKHPFSPWAVRAQLNLIFVEYKKEEFDEAVGHAKRFIRLHPRHPEVSYAFYMIGLAHYKQIKDAYRDQARTKEAATAFREVINRFPESDYAWEAKKMLDFCRNRMAQQEVVVGRYYFDRGEYIAAMKRFNEIIDNPTFRDSLQTEEALFTMILSAMKLGLNSEARNYAAVLGHNFGEGRFYAVAKDIINGKGGISRSDLEGLRPEIIEDSIVQQFLEGMRPGLPGMFGSGGGSDDL comes from the coding sequence ATGAAACGGTTATGGATGTTGGTCATGTTGGCTTTGCTGCTGGCGGGTTGCAGTGGTAGCGGAGACAAAAAAGTTACCAAGGAGTATGCACCTGAGGTGATGTACCGCATGGCATTAAATCATCTGCAAGGTGAACGGTTTAAACAGGCCAGCGTCATCTTTACGGATCTGGATCAAAAGCACCCGTTTTCCCCTTGGGCGGTACGGGCGCAGCTCAATCTGATTTTTGTTGAGTACAAGAAGGAAGAGTTTGATGAGGCGGTGGGCCATGCCAAACGCTTTATCCGATTGCATCCTCGGCATCCTGAGGTCTCCTATGCGTTTTACATGATCGGCTTAGCCCACTATAAGCAGATTAAGGATGCCTATCGAGATCAGGCCCGTACCAAAGAGGCTGCAACAGCCTTCCGTGAAGTGATCAACCGTTTCCCAGAGTCTGACTATGCGTGGGAAGCGAAAAAAATGTTGGATTTCTGTCGTAACCGTATGGCGCAACAAGAAGTGGTGGTTGGACGCTATTACTTTGACCGTGGTGAGTATATTGCGGCCATGAAGCGGTTTAACGAAATTATTGATAACCCCACCTTCCGTGATAGCCTGCAGACCGAAGAAGCGCTGTTCACCATGATCCTAAGCGCGATGAAATTGGGTTTGAACAGCGAAGCCCGTAACTATGCTGCGGTTTTGGGCCATAACTTTGGTGAAGGTCGCTTTTATGCGGTGGCCAAAGATATCATTAATGGCAAAGGGGGGATCAGCCGATCCGATTTAGAGGGGCTGCGACCGGAAATTATTGAGGACTCCATTGTTCAGCAGTTCCTGGAGGGGATGCGTCCTGGTCTACCCGGTATGTTTGGGTCGGGTGGCGGTAGTGATGACTTATAG
- a CDS encoding TRAP transporter small permease subunit, whose protein sequence is MLTTLEKWSDRIIDWLGYLCAIMMILTMLNVFYDAIMRYFFRTGSIAMQEMEWHLFSMLFLFGIAYALRTDGHVRVDLIYDRLSPKTKAVINIAGTVLFLLPLAYLIIQGSLPFVMEAYNTGEISGDPGGLTHRWLIKATIPLAFVFLIISAVGFIIRNLHVYRGTESLSSHSAKDDLL, encoded by the coding sequence ATGCTCACCACACTGGAAAAGTGGTCTGATCGCATCATCGACTGGTTAGGTTATCTCTGTGCGATCATGATGATTTTGACCATGCTCAACGTCTTTTATGACGCCATCATGCGCTACTTTTTCCGTACCGGCTCCATCGCCATGCAGGAGATGGAGTGGCACCTTTTCTCCATGTTGTTCCTTTTTGGTATTGCCTACGCCTTAAGAACCGATGGCCATGTACGGGTGGATTTGATCTATGATCGTCTCTCACCCAAAACCAAGGCGGTGATTAATATCGCAGGAACGGTTCTGTTTCTTTTGCCCCTGGCATACTTGATTATACAAGGCTCTCTTCCCTTTGTGATGGAGGCTTACAATACCGGTGAGATCAGTGGCGATCCTGGCGGTTTAACCCATCGTTGGTTAATCAAAGCAACCATACCCCTGGCATTTGTCTTTTTAATCATTTCAGCCGTCGGTTTTATCATCCGCAACCTCCATGTGTATCGAGGGACAGAGTCCTTAAGCAGCCACTCAGCCAAGGATGATCTGTTGTGA